A region from the uncultured Bacteroides sp. genome encodes:
- a CDS encoding cobyrinate a,c-diamide synthase, which produces MKSQMLIGAASSGSGKTTFTLGLLHVLKKRGCRVQPFKCGPDYIDTQYHTMVAGCASVNLDTWLASEDHVKQLYARYGAEADVCVTEGVMGLFDGYDGMHGSSAEIACLLHIPVILVLNARSMAYSAAPILYGYKHFNPAVHIAGVVFNQVAGESHYSYLQQACKDVGVECLGYLPRRSAIEIPSRHLGLTLDEKFRFDAFTDRIATLIEEFVDVDRLLQLASVPLEETNSAQTDHLRANPEKACEANITIDKNNGAVSEKSSMRIAVARDEAFNFTYCENIRKLEALGEIIYFSPMRDSLLPAAADLVYLPGGYPEFFLEEISENDSMLYSIASYIKAGGKLLAECGGMMYLCHSIIGINGVGYPMVGALKQDATMKGMKLHLGYRKLNYNGMALRGHEFHYSHVNNSLPSETTMYNAKGMATNTAFIRYKNAIASYAHLYWGEQNILDLWK; this is translated from the coding sequence ATGAAATCACAGATGCTCATCGGAGCCGCTTCTTCGGGAAGCGGGAAAACAACTTTTACGCTGGGACTGCTCCATGTATTGAAAAAACGCGGATGCCGTGTGCAGCCCTTTAAATGCGGGCCCGATTATATAGATACACAATACCACACTATGGTGGCCGGCTGTGCTTCGGTAAACCTTGATACATGGCTTGCTTCGGAGGATCATGTAAAACAACTTTATGCCCGTTACGGAGCAGAGGCTGATGTATGTGTTACAGAAGGGGTAATGGGATTGTTTGATGGTTACGACGGTATGCATGGCAGTAGTGCCGAGATAGCCTGCTTACTACACATTCCTGTGATATTAGTGCTTAATGCACGCTCTATGGCTTACTCCGCAGCTCCTATCTTATACGGATATAAACATTTCAATCCGGCTGTGCACATAGCGGGAGTTGTTTTTAATCAGGTAGCCGGAGAATCACATTACAGTTATTTGCAGCAAGCCTGCAAGGACGTGGGCGTGGAATGCCTGGGCTATTTGCCTCGCAGAAGTGCTATAGAGATACCGTCGCGTCATCTGGGACTTACGCTCGATGAGAAGTTTCGTTTTGATGCTTTTACTGACCGTATAGCCACGCTCATCGAAGAGTTTGTTGATGTAGACCGCTTGCTGCAATTGGCTTCTGTGCCGTTAGAAGAAACAAATAGTGCTCAGACAGATCATCTCCGGGCTAATCCGGAAAAAGCTTGTGAAGCAAACATTACTATCGATAAAAATAACGGCGCAGTGTCTGAGAAATCTTCAATGAGAATAGCTGTGGCACGAGATGAAGCATTCAACTTTACCTATTGCGAAAATATCCGTAAATTGGAGGCTTTAGGTGAAATAATCTATTTCAGCCCGATGCGAGACAGCCTGTTGCCCGCTGCTGCCGATTTAGTATATCTTCCCGGCGGTTATCCGGAATTCTTCTTGGAGGAGATAAGCGAAAACGACTCTATGTTATACTCAATAGCATCATACATAAAGGCGGGAGGGAAGTTGCTGGCCGAATGCGGAGGAATGATGTATCTCTGCCATTCCATAATCGGAATAAACGGAGTAGGATATCCCATGGTAGGCGCATTAAAACAGGATGCCACAATGAAGGGCATGAAATTGCACCTGGGATATAGGAAATTAAACTACAACGGGATGGCCCTTCGCGGGCATGAGTTTCATTACTCGCACGTCAATAATTCTTTGCCTTCGGAAACTACCATGTATAATGCAAAAGGAATGGCAACGAATACGGCTTTTATTCGTTATAAAAATGCAATAGCGAGTTATGCACACCTCTACTGGGGTGAACAAAACATTCTCGATTTATGGAAATAA
- a CDS encoding TonB-dependent receptor, which yields MKKRCLLTILLGGCVVMNSLAQITLSGRVINAETGKPVSGASVRLEQTTMGCATNSKGEFLLKDVKEGKYVLRASCLNYTAVTQKVAGSKTNMLIKLPSSYINLDQVVITGTGTHHKLKETPVPIEVISATDIKKAGVTDFQSAMTMLQPSLSFSSNAMGSYLMMNGLSNKYVLILINGKKLTGDTSNNIDLSRIDMNNIKRIEVLKGAGSALYGSDAIAGVINIITDNPKNLLTVTSDTRFEEYGQFTQGVSADVTTKKFGSYTSYRHQQAHGWQQNSLDEDGEPTAKSNTSAFNANIVNQKFTFDPTTKLSLYTEAGYYNRLTDRPVAGYDYNLAYDSYNLGVGAKYLLGNSSYLNFDVANDNYETDYKYLVESGNYEPGDKNMIKRQHYYNVNLKGVFKHSDYFKSVLGLEYVNEALNRPDASVDKNVYTGAFYAQEEINLLKDLQAIVGIRYIHHETAGNNFAPKASLMYKLSHFNFRASYSGGFRAPGLDELYYYMLKSTTLTAGSSDLKAEKSNYGSLNAEYVSNCFTASVTAYINSIDDMINGESLLLSAMSDEERQAIINEATAAFGKQATDKMKTYKQYRNLDRALVKGVDANLSAYLGYGFTLGGGYSFAYARGKDQEGNWANIERSIRHTASVIGNWVHTWNNYQLNLNLNGRMQSKRFQQSSGVDESAPGFGLWNLNTRHTFDCGKSFIVEPGFGVNNIFDYKDDRPYGVNYATLTPGRTVYVSLLLKFKQ from the coding sequence ATGAAAAAAAGATGCTTACTAACAATCCTGCTAGGGGGTTGTGTCGTAATGAATTCGCTTGCGCAGATTACGCTGAGCGGAAGGGTCATTAATGCCGAAACGGGAAAGCCCGTAAGTGGTGCCAGCGTGCGCCTTGAACAAACTACTATGGGCTGTGCAACAAACAGCAAGGGAGAATTTCTTCTGAAAGACGTAAAAGAGGGAAAATATGTATTGCGAGCCAGTTGTCTGAATTATACCGCCGTTACACAAAAAGTGGCGGGAAGTAAAACAAACATGCTCATTAAGCTACCAAGTTCGTACATTAATCTCGATCAGGTAGTGATAACCGGAACCGGAACGCATCACAAACTAAAGGAAACGCCTGTACCTATCGAGGTCATCAGTGCTACTGATATAAAGAAGGCCGGGGTGACCGATTTTCAGAGTGCGATGACCATGTTGCAACCGTCTTTGTCTTTTTCCAGCAATGCCATGGGATCTTATCTGATGATGAATGGGCTTAGTAATAAGTATGTACTCATTCTCATCAACGGAAAGAAGCTTACCGGAGATACCTCAAACAACATTGATCTATCCCGCATTGACATGAACAATATTAAACGCATTGAAGTACTGAAAGGTGCAGGCTCTGCTCTCTACGGTTCCGATGCTATTGCCGGAGTTATTAACATCATTACGGATAATCCTAAGAATCTGCTCACTGTTACTTCCGATACCCGCTTTGAAGAGTATGGACAGTTCACACAAGGCGTCAGTGCCGATGTCACTACAAAGAAATTCGGTTCTTATACTTCATACAGGCATCAGCAGGCGCATGGCTGGCAGCAGAATTCACTTGATGAAGATGGCGAACCGACTGCTAAATCAAATACTTCTGCTTTTAATGCCAACATTGTGAACCAGAAATTTACGTTCGATCCTACGACTAAACTATCTCTGTACACCGAAGCAGGATATTATAATCGCCTTACCGATCGTCCTGTAGCCGGATATGATTATAATCTGGCTTATGACTCTTACAATCTGGGAGTGGGTGCCAAATACCTTCTCGGCAATTCCTCTTACCTGAATTTTGATGTGGCCAACGATAATTATGAAACGGATTACAAGTACCTTGTAGAAAGCGGAAATTACGAGCCTGGTGATAAAAATATGATAAAGAGACAACACTATTACAATGTCAATCTGAAAGGAGTATTTAAACATTCCGATTATTTTAAAAGCGTATTGGGGCTGGAGTACGTTAACGAGGCACTCAATCGCCCTGATGCTTCAGTAGACAAGAACGTATATACGGGGGCTTTTTATGCGCAGGAAGAAATTAACTTGTTGAAAGATTTGCAGGCCATTGTGGGTATACGCTACATTCATCACGAAACGGCGGGTAACAACTTTGCGCCGAAAGCTTCACTAATGTATAAACTCAGTCATTTTAATTTTCGTGCCTCATATTCTGGTGGCTTTCGTGCGCCGGGCCTTGACGAGCTTTACTATTACATGCTGAAGTCTACTACCCTTACTGCAGGAAGTTCCGATTTGAAGGCGGAGAAAAGTAACTACGGATCACTGAATGCAGAATACGTAAGTAACTGTTTTACTGCATCTGTTACCGCATACATTAACTCCATTGATGATATGATAAACGGCGAAAGCTTGCTATTGTCTGCCATGAGCGATGAAGAAAGGCAAGCGATTATTAATGAAGCAACTGCTGCGTTCGGTAAACAGGCAACCGATAAAATGAAAACATACAAGCAGTACCGGAACCTTGATAGAGCCTTGGTCAAAGGAGTCGATGCGAACCTGAGTGCTTATCTGGGATATGGTTTTACATTGGGAGGCGGCTATTCTTTTGCCTATGCCCGTGGAAAAGATCAGGAAGGTAATTGGGCGAATATAGAGCGCAGTATCCGCCACACGGCAAGTGTAATCGGTAATTGGGTGCACACTTGGAATAATTACCAATTAAACCTCAATCTGAACGGACGCATGCAAAGCAAACGTTTCCAACAATCGAGCGGTGTGGACGAATCTGCTCCCGGCTTTGGTTTGTGGAACCTGAATACCCGTCACACGTTTGATTGTGGCAAGTCTTTTATTGTTGAACCGGGCTTCGGTGTCAATAATATCTTTGATTATAAAGATGACCGTCCTTATGGTGTGAACTATGCAACGCTCACCCCGGGAAGGACCGTATACGTTAGTCTCTTATTAAAATTCAAACAATAA